The genomic region CGTATTGGTTATTGGTGTGTTAATCCAGTTTGAGGGGAGAAAATTTATGGTTAAGCGTTATTTGGGCATCTTGTGTATGGCACTTATGTTGGGTGCCGGAAACAGTTATGCGGTCTCCTTCGTAAACTTTGATGAACACTTTACGACCAACTTTGGTGATCCTGAAAAACCGAAGTTAAGTTATCTTCGAGTCAACGTGGCTCTGAAGGTGGATAACGACACGATTGCCACTCAAGTGCGTAATCATACGCCTTATATTCGTGACCTTATTATCTCTCATTTGGTCAAACAGCAAGTGGATACAGTGCGTACGGCCGAGGCAAAGAATCAGATGTTGCAAGATATTCTGGCAGAAATTCAGGCGTTCTTGACGGAAGAGGAAGGCGATTCTCTAGTTCAAGAAGTATTGTTTACTGAGTTTATTGTTCAGGAATAAACGTTCAGAGAAAAGGAATCTTGTCAGATATCCTGTCAGCGATGTAGCGTTTAGAAAAGGGAATGAGAGAGGATTAGCCGTTGTGGAGGTATTGGCTAACAAATAGGTGCGATTAGGCCGTCAGGCGTTCCTGATGCTCTTCAAAATACTCGTTGCCATCATCCCGGCCTGCTTCCCAGGCGGCAATGAGTACTTCAGTAGTGTATGGACAGTGTTCTTGGCTACCAGTAACTCCCGTCATGTAGCCACGCCGGTAGGCTTTGTCCATAGACTCAAGTGAATAGTTTTTATCGTTCAGCAAAATGAAACACTCCGTTTTGCGTTAATAAACAATAAGTTACAAAAAGGTTACACTTCGTAACTGTAGCAAAATTATTTAGAGTGTGAAGCCAAATTCTAAAGAAATGTGAAGTTTTGCAATTCTTTCTATAGTTAAGTGTTAGAAAAGTCTTCTAAGTATTTGATAAAACTTAACTTATCTGATTTTTCAATATTTTCTTGTTCCCCTATCGAAAGTTGGCTTTTTTCAGTCATTTCCTGAATAAAAGACTGTGAGAGGGGATATTCGGACAGTTCTTTAGCGTGTCGACGGCTCATTTCCAGGCCAAACTCATGGAAACTGGCGTTATTTTCGGTCATCCAGTCGATTTGCTGATGCGATGGCAGTAGTTCTGGAGCGCTTAATAGCGTGTGGTAGTGCTTGATGGCGTCAGAGAAAGACTCAGAGCGATGACTTTGATCGAGGATGTCTGCTACCTGAGCCATTTGTTCGAAGATCAGGCCGCCTTCACCTTTGATAGAGAAGGATTGCCCTTCCAATAGAATGCGTTTGTTCGGATCAGCACCTTCGTAAGCCATACCCACCATGTTTTGAGCAAGACGATTACATTCAGCCGGTTCTACCTCCGGGCTGTCAGCCAATAGGCAGAAGGTCAGGAAGGTATCCATAAAGGCAATTTGTCTGGTATCGATTCCTGTGGCCAAGAATGGGTTGATGTCCAAACAGCGTACTTCGATGTACTCCACGCCTCGGGAAGAGAGTGCTTCTAACGGTTTCTCGTTGGCTTGTGTGGTCCGTTTAGGACGAATGTCGCTGTAAAATTCATTTTCGATCTGAAGCAGGTTGGTATTAAGTTGATTAAAACCGCCCTGATTGTTTTGTACTCCCAACTCTTCATAAGGAAGATGCGGTGTCTTAACGGCATGGGATAGGGTGTAGATATAATTTTCCAGACTGTTATAACAAATGGTCAGATCCGATTGAGCACTGTTCTGATAGCCAAGGTCACTCATGCGAAGCGAAGTGCCTTTAGGGGCATACAAGGTATCGGGCAGCCCTGATTGCAGTTTGTGGGTCTTACCGTCTACGAAACTTGCGCTTACTGCTGGGGAGGCGCCAAATAAATAAATCAGCAACCATGAGTAGCGCTTAAAGTTACGAATCAAACCAAAATAACGTTCTGAACGAAAATCTTGTACCGATTGCTTATCACCCAGCAATGCCTGGTATTTTTCCCAGAAGCTATCAGGCATGGAGTAGTTGTAATGAATGCCGGCAATACTTTGCATCAAGCGACCGTATCTGTGCCATAGGCCGTGGCGATAGACATGCTTGAGTTGACCAATGTTGGAACTTCCGTATTCAGCAATACGAATGTCCAATTCGTTGGCAATATGGCACGGCATACTGCAACCCCAAATCAGCTCGTCATCCAGATTCTGCTGAGTGAATGCATGCAAACGATATAGAAAGTCTGCCGTTTCGTTCGGGCTGGTCAGTGCCGGGGTGATGAACTCCAGCAGTGCTTCGGAGTAATCCGTGGTAATGTGCGGGTGAGTCAGTGCAGAACCAAGCGCTTTTGGATGATCTTTTTGAGAGATTCGCCCCTGACGATCGACCCTGAGCCCTTCCTTTTCCAACCCTCGACGAATGTGTGCAAAATCCGTCTGGTAGTCTGGAGCCATTAACTGTTCTAAATGGGTTGGATTAATATGTGGCAAGGGACGTTCCTTTCATTAGCGGTTACGCAGAAGTCATGAACCGGCAATAATACTGTAACTGAGATCAGACTTGTAATATTGATTCGGCGAATAGCTCAGACAGGCTTGGCCCGTCTATCCTAGGTTGGTCGCACAAGTAATAAAAAAGTTGCATAGAAATCTTCCTGAGCAGGCATGATACCTGGTCAGGAAGATCACTGGAGGGTGAAAAACGACTTATAGACGCTTGTTGCCCTTCTTCTGAGCTTGTGCAAACAACGAGGCCATGGTGCCATTGCCTGCTGACTGTGTTGATTGCTTTGGTGCTCTAGGTTGTTTGCTGGTGTTTCTTGTTGCCGTGTTGGACGCACCGCGCTTGTCTGTCTGTTCATTGGCGTCGTCACTCATTCGCATCGACAAACCGATGCGCTTGCGAGGGACATCCACTTCCATTACTTTCACCTTCACGATGTCGCCGGCTTTTACAACCTGGCGAGGATCACTGATGAAGGTATCCGACAACGCAGAGATGTGAACCAAGCCGTCCTGGTGAACGCCAATATCAACGAAAGCACCAAAGTTGGTAACGTTGGTGACCACGCCTTCCAGAACCATGTTGCCTTTCAAATCGGCAATGGTTTCTACGCCTTCCAGGAAGGTTGCCGCTTTGAACTCAGGGCGAGGGTCTCGTCCTGGTTTTTCCAGTTCTTTAAGGATGTCGACAACGGTTGGCAGACCAAACTGATCACTCACAAACGATTCTGCATTTACTGCACGCAGGGTAGGCGCATCACCGATCAGGGATTTAACGTCTGCACGTTGTGCCTGAGCTATCTCTGTCACCAAAGAATAGGATTCAGGGTGAACGCTGGAAGCATCCAGAGGA from Litoribrevibacter albus harbors:
- a CDS encoding flagellar basal body-associated FliL family protein, with product MVKRYLGILCMALMLGAGNSYAVSFVNFDEHFTTNFGDPEKPKLSYLRVNVALKVDNDTIATQVRNHTPYIRDLIISHLVKQQVDTVRTAEAKNQMLQDILAEIQAFLTEEEGDSLVQEVLFTEFIVQE
- the rmf gene encoding ribosome modulation factor — protein: MLNDKNYSLESMDKAYRRGYMTGVTGSQEHCPYTTEVLIAAWEAGRDDGNEYFEEHQERLTA
- the gshA gene encoding glutamate--cysteine ligase; this translates as MPHINPTHLEQLMAPDYQTDFAHIRRGLEKEGLRVDRQGRISQKDHPKALGSALTHPHITTDYSEALLEFITPALTSPNETADFLYRLHAFTQQNLDDELIWGCSMPCHIANELDIRIAEYGSSNIGQLKHVYRHGLWHRYGRLMQSIAGIHYNYSMPDSFWEKYQALLGDKQSVQDFRSERYFGLIRNFKRYSWLLIYLFGASPAVSASFVDGKTHKLQSGLPDTLYAPKGTSLRMSDLGYQNSAQSDLTICYNSLENYIYTLSHAVKTPHLPYEELGVQNNQGGFNQLNTNLLQIENEFYSDIRPKRTTQANEKPLEALSSRGVEYIEVRCLDINPFLATGIDTRQIAFMDTFLTFCLLADSPEVEPAECNRLAQNMVGMAYEGADPNKRILLEGQSFSIKGEGGLIFEQMAQVADILDQSHRSESFSDAIKHYHTLLSAPELLPSHQQIDWMTENNASFHEFGLEMSRRHAKELSEYPLSQSFIQEMTEKSQLSIGEQENIEKSDKLSFIKYLEDFSNT